A region of Candidatus Syntrophosphaera sp. DNA encodes the following proteins:
- a CDS encoding M3 family metallopeptidase, whose amino-acid sequence MTTSENPLLRQQNDHRLQAIPFPEIKTEHFLPAVEEALKLAREEIETLKSNPAEPDFENTILALELNGEVLDYVTTIYYNLLSAESDAEYKALAQQISPLLAEFSSSISTDPAIFERVKKVYEQEVAGQAKPALPQDLDDKEALKKAERYRLVERVYKGFIRGGAMLSPEDKAKLTQINMEASKLSPKFSDNVLGATNAWELHITDPKDLEGMPKSALAGAAHLAKVKGKDGGWLFNLQPSSMIPLLTYCKNRELRRQIQTAYASRAFKDDFDNQANIKRILELREQRAHLLGYKSHADFVLEDRMAESFQTASAFLEKIYAVAYPASLKEYQEVADFARETDGITDFQPWDMSYYSNKLKEQRYAYDPEELRPWFKVENVLEGLFSVAKHIYGIEVKQVFDVPVYHPDVTTWEVYDKAGSFLGLMYMDLFPRETKRGGAWQTSFQRQGLHSDGLRRPHVSIVASLTPSTEDQPSLLRLDEARTIFHEFGHALHSLLTDGYYKGLSGTSVLWDFVELPSQIMENWLLEEEALNLFAKHYETGEPLPKELLDKVIAARNFQAGLANLNQLRYGSLDFAWHTTPPEQISDIDAFEKQATQRFQVLPPIPGSNMSCAFAHIFAGGYSAGYYSYKWAEALEADAWSLFQEKGIFNPEVAGSFRKYILARGNAFHPMDLFVAFRGRKPDPDALLKRDGLIPEQA is encoded by the coding sequence ATGACGACATCCGAAAATCCCCTGCTGAGGCAGCAGAACGACCACCGTTTGCAAGCCATACCCTTTCCGGAGATCAAGACGGAGCATTTCCTTCCCGCGGTTGAAGAGGCTTTGAAGCTTGCCCGGGAAGAGATCGAAACCCTCAAGAGCAATCCCGCTGAGCCGGATTTTGAAAACACCATCCTCGCCCTGGAACTGAACGGCGAAGTGCTGGACTATGTTACCACCATATATTACAATCTCCTTTCAGCTGAGTCGGACGCTGAGTACAAAGCCCTGGCGCAACAGATATCCCCGCTGCTGGCGGAATTCAGCAGCAGCATTTCCACCGATCCGGCCATCTTTGAGCGGGTCAAAAAAGTCTATGAACAGGAAGTTGCGGGCCAGGCCAAACCAGCCTTGCCGCAGGACCTGGATGACAAGGAAGCGCTGAAGAAAGCCGAACGCTACCGCCTCGTGGAACGGGTTTACAAAGGCTTCATCCGCGGCGGCGCCATGCTGAGCCCGGAAGACAAGGCCAAACTCACCCAGATCAACATGGAAGCCTCCAAACTCAGCCCCAAATTCAGCGACAACGTCCTTGGCGCCACCAACGCCTGGGAACTGCACATCACGGATCCCAAGGACTTGGAAGGCATGCCGAAGAGCGCTCTGGCGGGCGCCGCGCACCTGGCCAAGGTCAAAGGCAAGGACGGCGGCTGGCTGTTCAATCTGCAGCCCTCCAGCATGATCCCGCTATTGACCTATTGCAAGAACCGCGAACTGCGCCGCCAGATCCAGACCGCCTATGCCTCCCGCGCTTTCAAAGACGATTTCGACAATCAGGCCAACATCAAGCGCATCCTGGAACTGCGCGAACAGCGCGCCCATCTGCTTGGCTACAAGAGCCACGCGGATTTCGTTCTGGAGGACCGCATGGCGGAATCCTTCCAGACGGCCTCCGCTTTCCTGGAAAAGATCTACGCCGTGGCCTATCCGGCGTCCCTTAAAGAATATCAGGAAGTGGCGGATTTTGCCCGCGAGACCGATGGCATCACAGATTTCCAGCCCTGGGACATGAGCTATTACTCGAACAAACTCAAGGAGCAGCGTTACGCTTACGATCCCGAGGAACTGCGCCCCTGGTTCAAGGTGGAAAACGTTTTGGAAGGCCTGTTCAGCGTGGCCAAACACATCTACGGAATCGAGGTCAAGCAGGTTTTCGACGTGCCCGTCTACCATCCGGATGTGACCACCTGGGAAGTTTATGACAAGGCCGGAAGCTTCCTCGGGCTGATGTACATGGACCTCTTCCCCCGTGAAACCAAGCGCGGCGGGGCCTGGCAAACATCCTTCCAAAGACAGGGCCTGCATTCCGACGGCCTGCGCCGGCCCCACGTATCCATCGTGGCATCGCTGACCCCCTCAACAGAAGACCAGCCTTCGCTTCTGCGCCTCGATGAAGCGCGTACCATCTTCCACGAATTTGGCCACGCGCTCCATTCACTGCTTACTGATGGTTACTACAAAGGACTTTCGGGCACCAGCGTGCTCTGGGACTTTGTGGAACTGCCGAGCCAGATCATGGAAAACTGGCTGCTCGAGGAAGAGGCGCTGAACCTCTTCGCGAAACACTACGAAACCGGGGAACCCCTGCCCAAGGAACTGCTGGACAAGGTGATCGCCGCCAGGAATTTCCAGGCCGGGCTTGCCAACCTGAACCAACTCCGCTACGGATCGCTCGATTTTGCCTGGCATACCACTCCACCCGAGCAGATCAGCGATATCGACGCCTTTGAAAAGCAGGCCACGCAACGCTTCCAGGTGCTGCCTCCCATCCCGGGAAGCAATATGTCCTGCGCCTTCGCCCACATCTTCGCCGGAGGCTATTCCGCCGGCTACTATTCCTATAAATGGGCCGAGGCACTGGAAGCTGATGCCTGGAGCCTCTTCCAGGAAAAGGGAATCTTCAACCCCGAGGTCGCCGGTTCCTTCCGCAAATACATCCTGGCGCGCGGAAACGCCTTCCATCCAATGGACCTGTTCGTCGCCTTCCGGGGCAGGAAACCCGATCCAGACGCCCTGCTCAAACGGGATGGCCTGATCCCCGAACAAGCCTGA